In one window of Hymenobacter nivis DNA:
- a CDS encoding CheR family methyltransferase — protein sequence MKPPLPLAVAPAAPPAPTPTAAPAGPTPQPRAGGGGDKFPVVALCGSAGSLEALEAFFGALPERPGLALVVVTHLGATPYSQLPQVLQNFTPLPVAEATDGLRVRPDHVYVIPPDCDLSLLHGCLFVLRPTQPPGHRLPIDFFLESLAKDVGARAACIIFSGLGADGSAGLKAVMENFGLVVAQDPATAAFDAMPRAALATEFVDFALAPAQMPAELLAYAGRLQMPGGNRLPPPQKDPNAQPAHALQKIFLLIRQRTGHDFSLYKRNTIFRRIERRMNAHQIKGFAHYVRYLQENPSEVEQLFRELLIGVTRFFRDGAAFDSLQEHLQPLVLAKEPCSTVRVWAPGCSTGEEVYSLAMLLLECFDAAGPGRGLKLQLFATDIAPDAIDFARAGRYPAAVAADVSPARLARFFQQVDGHYQIRKEVRDVVVFALHDVNKDAPFTKLDLLCCRNLLIYLSAELQKSLLPVFHYALRPGGILFLGPSENLTGFQDLFQPLNGKWKISRRLETAAAPARLLNFPFAMSSWPSVVAHPAAMPPTAAHSGAPFADLVQKNLLAAYTPPAVVITPKGEILYVNGRTGKYLEPAPGVGGLNLFEMARDELRVEISGAVHRALQTKADVTVERVRVATAAGPQALRLSVRHLGAPEALAGLLLLVVFEDQPTPRRGRRAKDKDETPAADIRDAVLDQELQYTKRRLQTTVEEMEGSPE from the coding sequence ATGAAACCACCCTTGCCCCTGGCCGTCGCGCCCGCTGCCCCGCCTGCCCCTACGCCCACCGCAGCCCCCGCCGGCCCTACCCCCCAGCCCCGGGCCGGCGGCGGGGGCGACAAGTTTCCGGTGGTGGCGCTGTGCGGCTCGGCAGGTTCGCTGGAGGCGCTTGAGGCGTTTTTCGGGGCCTTGCCGGAGCGGCCCGGGCTGGCGCTTGTGGTCGTCACGCACTTGGGGGCCACCCCCTACAGCCAGCTGCCGCAGGTGCTGCAAAACTTTACGCCGCTGCCCGTGGCCGAGGCCACCGACGGCCTGCGCGTACGCCCCGACCACGTGTATGTCATCCCGCCCGACTGCGACCTGAGCCTACTGCACGGCTGCTTGTTTGTGCTGCGACCCACCCAGCCGCCGGGCCACCGCCTGCCCATCGATTTCTTCCTGGAAAGCCTGGCCAAAGACGTGGGCGCGCGGGCCGCGTGCATCATTTTTTCGGGCCTGGGGGCCGACGGCAGCGCGGGGCTGAAGGCAGTGATGGAGAACTTCGGGCTGGTGGTGGCCCAGGACCCCGCCACGGCCGCCTTCGACGCCATGCCGCGCGCGGCGCTGGCCACCGAGTTCGTCGATTTTGCCCTGGCTCCCGCCCAGATGCCCGCCGAACTGCTGGCCTACGCCGGCCGCCTGCAAATGCCCGGGGGCAACCGGCTGCCCCCGCCCCAGAAGGATCCCAACGCCCAGCCGGCCCACGCGCTGCAAAAAATCTTCCTGCTCATCCGCCAGCGTACGGGGCACGACTTCAGCCTCTACAAGCGCAACACGATATTCCGGCGCATCGAGCGGCGCATGAACGCTCACCAAATCAAGGGGTTTGCCCACTACGTGCGCTACCTGCAAGAAAACCCGTCCGAGGTGGAGCAGCTCTTCCGGGAGCTGCTGATTGGGGTGACGCGGTTCTTCCGCGACGGTGCGGCCTTCGACAGCCTCCAGGAGCACTTGCAGCCGCTGGTGCTGGCCAAGGAGCCGTGCAGCACCGTGCGCGTGTGGGCCCCTGGCTGCTCCACGGGCGAGGAGGTGTACTCGCTGGCCATGCTGCTGCTCGAATGCTTCGACGCAGCGGGCCCCGGCCGGGGCCTCAAGCTCCAGCTGTTTGCCACCGACATTGCGCCCGATGCCATTGACTTTGCCCGCGCCGGCCGCTACCCGGCCGCGGTGGCCGCCGACGTGTCCCCCGCGCGCCTGGCGCGCTTCTTCCAGCAGGTCGACGGCCACTACCAAATCCGCAAGGAGGTGCGCGACGTGGTGGTGTTTGCCCTGCACGATGTTAACAAGGACGCGCCCTTCACCAAGCTCGACCTGCTCTGCTGCCGCAACCTGCTGATTTACCTGAGCGCAGAGCTGCAAAAAAGCCTGCTGCCCGTGTTCCACTACGCTCTGCGCCCGGGCGGCATCCTGTTTTTGGGCCCCAGCGAAAACCTGACCGGCTTCCAGGACCTGTTTCAGCCCCTGAACGGCAAGTGGAAAATCTCGCGGCGTCTCGAAACCGCTGCGGCTCCCGCCCGGCTACTGAACTTCCCCTTCGCCATGTCGTCCTGGCCGTCGGTAGTGGCTCACCCCGCTGCTATGCCGCCCACCGCCGCCCATTCGGGCGCGCCCTTTGCCGACCTGGTGCAAAAAAACCTGCTTGCCGCCTACACCCCGCCGGCGGTGGTGATTACGCCCAAGGGCGAAATCCTCTACGTGAACGGCCGTACCGGCAAGTACCTGGAGCCGGCCCCCGGCGTGGGCGGCCTCAACCTGTTTGAAATGGCCCGCGACGAGCTGCGCGTAGAAATCAGCGGGGCCGTGCACCGGGCCCTGCAAACCAAGGCCGACGTGACCGTGGAGCGGGTGCGCGTGGCCACCGCCGCCGGTCCCCAGGCGCTGCGCCTGTCGGTGCGCCACCTGGGGGCCCCCGAGGCCCTGGCCGGGCTGCTGCTGCTGGTGGTGTTTGAGGACCAGCCAACCCCGCGCCGCGGGCGCCGGGCCAAGGATAAGGACGAGACCCCCGCCGCCGACATCCGCGACGCCGTCCTCGACCAGGAGTTGCAGTACACCAAGCGCCGCCTCCAAACCACGGTGGAGGAGATGGAAGGCAGCCCGGAGTAG